Within the Miscanthus floridulus cultivar M001 chromosome 2, ASM1932011v1, whole genome shotgun sequence genome, the region CCAACTGAGACTCGTAATGTCTCATTTGTGCACTGATGTCTTGGAGATTAGCCTCAAGTTTAGCATTGTCTGCTCGCAGGACAGATACCTCTCGAATAGCATCCAGAGTGGCACTTTCTCGCTCCTCGTGCGTGGAGGAGACCTGTGCAGTGAGGCTGACGACCTCCCTCTCAAGATTCTCTACTTCAAGAGTCTTTTCTTTCTCGATCTTATTGAGCATGAAATGCGCGCGATTAATTCTTTCTTCTTGTTCCATGTGCTCCTGGAATATAGTCTCCAATTCTGACAATAAAGATTGCTCTTTAGAAGAAATGTCCTTCTGTAGTGATGAAAGCTTTGCCTCAAGGAACTCCACTGTTTTGCTAAACTCAAAGTTTCTTTTTTTCGACTCGTCCAGTTCCTGCTCTTTTTGCGTAAGATGACTGTGTAATTCCAACTTCTGCTTTTTCAGATCAGCAGTTAGATTCTGAAGAGAACTGCACTCTTCAATAAGGCTCTCAACCGTAGATTGTAGTTTAGAATTAGATCTTCTCAGAACTTCAGAATCATCTTGTGCTTCTGACAATCTTCTTTGAGATTCTTGTTGTTTCTGCTTAAACTCGAGCATTTGAGTTTCCATCTCTGATTGCTGACGCTCTACTTTATctttgagattgatgatgagagaTCTGGAGTCATGCATCTGCAGCTCGCTTGACTCCTTTTCATTTGTCAGGTAAGTCAATTGTGCTTCCAGTCCAGATATCCGTTCTGACAACTCTATGTTTTCCTGTTCCAGCTCCGATACATGCAACTCTAGTTCAGCTTTGCAGCTCTCTAGCTCAACTATGTTCCTCTCAAGAAGCTTATTGGTTGAAACATGGGAATCTATACTGCTGGAAAGCACAAGTATATCTTTCCGCACTTCATCCAAGCATTTAGATGTGATGCTGCTTTCTTTAAGCGACGCGGACAGGCGTTCCACAAGCTGACTCTTCTCTGCCTGAATCTCAGAAATAAAATTTTCCATCTCGATCTTGGAACGCCGAAGGTCATCATTTTCCTGTAGTTGCAATTCAAACCTAGCCTTTAGTGTATCTGTCTCAGGTTGTTCAGTATCCTCTAGATCTGCTATTCTAGATTGGTACTTCCATGTCGCACCAGATTCACAAACTTCCAGTTCAGTAGAATGTAAACTGTTTATCTTTCTTCTCAGCTCAGATAACTCGAGATTTCTTTGTTCCAGCTCCTCTTGGCTTTTTTGGAACTTTTCTTCAAGCTCACAGGTTTGAGACCTAAAATTTAGCAGCTTCAGCTCAAGGTCAGCACATTTTCTCTGTAACTCATCTGCATTAGACATTGATGACTCAGAAAAACTGTCGTCTCTTAACATTTCCTTATTCCTAAGTTCCTCCTCTAGTTGATGAATCCGGGATGTAAGCTCTTCGAATTGCAGCTCAGTGTTGTTTGAAATACGAGGAACCTGACCTTTCAGTTTATATATAAGCTCCAAATTTTCATCGGTTAGTTCAGAGCAGTCCTTCTCAAGCTCTTGTATTTTAGCCCTTAAAATTTCATTTTCTTTCTCCAATTCAAGATAAATGGCATTGGAACCTGCACCACCTCCATTTCCAATGTTGAGAGCACGATCCAATTTCTCCCTCAGAATTGTGATTTCATCCTCTTTCATTAACAGTTTCTTAGCCCACTCTTTGTCTTCTTTTACTAACAGCTCATTCTCAGGATCAGCAGTCTGCTTGACCTTCGAAATCTTAGATATTTCAACTCTCTGTTCTTCAATGGTTTCCTCCAGTTCCTGAAGAATAGAAAGAAGCTCTATATTTGACTCTTGAGTCCTGTTTAGTTGTATGGTTAAGTCCGTATTCGATTCTTTAAGAAACTTAACCTCACCTTCAAGTTCCTTCTGCAGGTCTATCCAGTCTGAACGTTTAGGTGTTCCTGTAATTATTTGTCGTGTGTTTACATCTTGTAAGGATGACTTCAATTCTTCTATTTCATGCCTATATGAATCCCGTTCAGCTTGTGCAGCAGACAGCTCAACTGCTAGCTCAGCCTGTTGCTTTGATTTTTCAGAACACTCCTTTTTCAGCATCTCTAGATCAGCCTTCAACTTGCGAGAGTGGCGTTCCCACATTTTTGCCTCATCACGGAGCTCCTCAATTGTTTCTTCAGCAGCTTCAAGAAGATCTTTAGATGAGTCAGATGCCCCCATAGATAACTGAGAAAGGCCATTTGAAAATGTTTTTGGAGTATTCCCTTGCAGCAAACTTGGGCCTGGAGCccgagaactaaaagatgaattgTTGGATCTAAGCCCGTCATCACCACGACCAGCACTAACATAACTAGCATAGGAACTAGCAGAATCCTGCCTTCCCACATAAAGTACTCCATTAGAGTTGTCTCTAGGAGAGAAGTTTGTTCTATCTGCAGTACTATCTCCAGAATTAGAACTCCGATGGGACCCTGATGCAGAGAAACTTGTTTCCTGCAAAAAAGAAGACGGGACAAATAATAAGCATGGACACATAACATTCTGATAGAGCATGACATGTAACCAAAATATGTCACTCGCTGATGGTGAAATTGTAGTCCATATAGAAAACTATACCCAAATGCGAGGAGCTTCCAAGAGTTATGCAAAAAATATCTTTACGCCATAAAAAGGTTTTCTCCGTGGTGGTAATGACGGTAGGTTCACCAGCTTCCACATTGGAGTATCTTGTGGATTTATGCATACATGCAGGTCATGTGCAACAGAGGAACCTTTGTGGACGATGAGATCATCTGCGCATAATTGTACTCGTGCGGTTTACAGTATGACTTTTGTGGTCTGCTGATCACTAGTGAATTTTATGTGTTTTTTAGATTTATGAATAGGTCATTGAGTAGGAATTAGAACTTATCATAGCTTTTGCGCAAGATAGTAGACCCCACAATAACTGAAAAAATTCAAGACTTTTGCTTGATGACTAAAGGCGAAGGATTTCATCAGCTTTGcagaaaaaaaaaaatccacgGACAGGTTCTTTTTTTCATTCCCTTCCAGGTTCTGACATTGAAACATCAAAATGGGGTGTTTTACCTACAAGGGTGAACATATAGCATTGGCAACTAAGTTCCATGCTATTATTCATGTAATCAATAATTTCAGTGAAAATGGGATAGATGTCTCAAGGCATCAGAAACAGTCCAACGACAACTCGGGATGGAACGGGTAATGTTTGGGACAGCAAATTGTTTTAAGCAGTAGCATACCCTGTTTCCAGATTCATCTTGATAAGTTCCACCCAGATGATTTTCGGATGAAGAACGAACACCCTTGTTGAACATACCATCGGAGCAATCTGACCTGTTGTCCATCTCATCATTGGTTGGCGTTGGACTACGGTCATCGTGACGGGGAGCCATGTCCCTCAATGATCTGACACCACTACATAGAAATGGGAGAATTATCAGGATTTGAGTCAAGTGAAGAGAGACTGAACAGAACTTGGCAAGAATGAAGTACCGAGGCTTCAGTCTAGTTACCTCAGCTTAGACTTTGTGCCAAGACATTGAACCTTAAGCTGCAAGTGAGGGGAAAAATATGAACGTCAACATTAGTACTAAGGACAGACACCATCAGGCATGCTGCCAAAAGTACAAGCATGAAATAGGCACCTATGTAACAGTTGACAGCTATGATGGGAATGTAATACCAGCATTTCTGTGGCTACCAAATCTTGCAAGCAATGCCCAGATGGCCCTTGAAAACAAGGAGGTGTAATAAATAAGCAAAACACACCTGTAAAACTGTTCCAGAGTTGCATCTCTTCAGTGGCAACGAAATTGCGGTTGGATCGACCAAATTCAGAAAATTAGACAGATTTAGAAAAATCTCCCCAAGAATGCCAGATTTTGTCGATCCCTGGAACATTACATGAAAGCATTTGTTAGTGACCCAATAATAAGCCTAGCGACAGGAATAGGACAGAGTAGATAGACAAAGGTAATAAGCACCGAGACTGAAGCAGAAACTGGACATCCAAGAACAGGTAAGGTGGGGAAATATTACATAAGTAGGTTCCAAGAACTGGACATCCCAGCATCATATTACATACCAGGGAGACAATAATCTTGTACTGGCATTCTTCAAATTCTTTGGAGACTTCgtccttggagaaccatatgggtTCCAAGATGGTGTCGGGCCACTGGCATATTCCACTCCGAGAAGCTACTTTACTGGACTTTGCAATTGTTTTTCCATTGTCGACTGAAACTATGGATAGGAAGAGCCTGTCTGATACCACGGGGACCtatgaaaacacatgaaatgaatcgatgagacacacacacacaaaaaaaaagggGATACATGTCATGTAGTGCATGGGGTAAAAACTAAAATAAACTGCAGGAAAGGCACATATGAAATGAATGAGAAGGCACACACAATACAAGATGAGGGCAATGCGGTATCCCCTTTTAATAGGCCGTGGTTAAAATGAAGAGGAAGGACCATCTTTTTTTTTTCGGGGTACACGCACACATGAATGAATGGCAGGCACCTCGTGAAATAAAGTTGAACCCCCTGAGAAAGTAGACTGACTGAATGGCAAAAGGTAGCCATTGAATCACCAGGGGGAGACTGGGAGAGGAAGCAATGcgatttgcatatgaggttggtATGGTACAGAAAAACAATAGGGATTGCCGTTTCCCTTTTAGGAGCGGTTCTGAGGTAGGCACACACGTGACGTGAGTAAGGGTGGTGACAAGAATCAAGGAGGCATAATAATGTGAACGATAGGAACTAGTAATCTCGAGTATGATCCTACATTGATGTAACACTCCAAAGGTGAAGGAATGTAGGTTGAATGACGAGTGTCTGTCATCAGTAGCGGCCTCTGCCTACCGGGAGCGAGCAAATCAGGAGATGAAAGAAAGGCAAGCAGCAAAGCGATTACTCCAGTAGATACAAGAGAAGAAATTGTGCTAATCGCAGGGCCTCTGTTTTGTATCAGATCGGGTAAGCAAGTTTTGGTACTGTCTGTCCTCCCCTGGCCGGCTGGCCCTGGAAGAAGGAAGTGGGGAAAAGAAACGATTTTGGTACTGAGGGAGAGGAGTAGGACAGCCCCCGAGGGAGGGAGGgcaggaggaagagagagagcaaCCTGGACGGCGCGGAAGTTGGAGAATCTGAAGTCGAAGCGCTCGCCGACGCGGTCGGAGGAgcggtggcggtgaagcttgaacatcctgccctgctgctgctgctgctggtcggTCCTGGTAGTGGTAGCATGCGATGCGGCCGAGGGAGGGCGGCGGCAGAATCCTGGACCGGcctcctcctccggctcctcttcttcctcctagatTGGGGCTGGGATCAGGAGGTGGTGCTGCGGTTGGTGATGCTGACCTGAGATACGGCGGCGCATGGAGAGGCCGTGCGGGCGTGCAGCGCAGCAAAAAGGTGTAGGTGGGGTTTGGGGAAGAAGAGGAATCTTAGGAAGCGGAGAAAGAAACCATGTCCCCCGACTTCACCCACCTCTGGGGGGTGGGGGGAAGGAGAGCTCAGCTGGGGAGGGGAAGAGGGGAGGTCAGGTCGGGAGAGAAGAAGAGCCAGTAGCAGAGCAGGAGGCGGACCTGACCTCACCAAGCCGCCCTGGTGGGGAAAGGGGATCGGAATGGGAATGAgaatgggaatgggaatgcagGAGCACGAGGTATGTGTATCCCCGAGACCGAGAGGAGAAGCGCGCAAGCTCGACCTCTCTCTTGGTGGCGTTTGCTATGGCAGGGAGCAATTAATTTGATTAATTAATTACTCCATTAGGCAGCATACACAGCAGGCCAGGCTGCCTTGTGGGTTGCGAGATTTCTAAGGCGACCCATCTTGTCCACTACCGCCTGTCATGGTCgtcgtcctctcctcctcctcgttACTCGTTAGGCAACGGCAGTGGCACTGTACCGCTCGCCCTcgccgtctccttcctcgccgCCTGCTCGCAATAACTGGTTTCTTATTGTAGTTTGATAAgctaaattataaattatttataagatGTATTCCTTTCTGTCTttgaataaatagatttctaaAGTTTTCTCAAgttattttttttaactttgaccggATTTCTAGGATAAAGCGTTAAGATTTATGGTATCAAGTTAGTGTCATTAGAtttatcatagaatatattttcacaaGGTAttcattttatgtcatagatgttgttactcttaTAAAGTTAGTCACggattctagaaattgatttatttagaaataGGAGGGAGTATTAGCGAGAGAGGGGACTCATTAATACTAGCTTTTTATAAGTTATAAATGTTGAATAgttcaaaataaactatagacTGATCTTTTTGATCCAAGTAGGCAGGGAAAACTCCAACTAATTTTTTAAATAATTTTTTTATTCCAAGCCTGTTAAAATTCGCTCCTACAAGGAGTCGAACCTATGCCTGCTATATGCTACTCAGGTACTCTAACCACTAGACTAGAGGCCCTTTCGCACTATAGACTGGTCTAAAATCTAGGGTATTTATTTAAATCAGCTATATAGCATTTTCAGCCCttattagcaaattattttaGTCAATATACAAACAGGGTCTTTAGTTGCGTTCACTTGTAGCAATTTTTTCTATCTTTTTTCCATTATTATTGTTGTGTtgacagctgctgctgctgcttataTATTAGAGAAAATTCTTACGTTGCCATCGAACTACAGTCTCTTTATTGCCATTCAAAATTATACGTTCACTTCATTGCCATTAGTTTTATATTTTCCGTTCCCTCGTTGCCACTGCTGTTACGGAGGAGTCACGTGCGTGACTTGGCTCCCATACCCGACGTCCAGACACCATCGCAGGGCTGGCTTTGGGTCATGGGCTCGATGTCGCAGGGCTGGAGCAGGGTGGCGTGgcgaggtcggtggaggctcgacaTCATGGCACGGCATCGAGGTGGTCGGGGATGTCGAGCGCGTCCGCGTGGTTGGCTCCGAGGCGGACACGACGAGTGCGGTGGCGTTGCGATGCCAGGGTGGATTGCAGTGCCGACGGGGCTCCCGTGACGCGGCGGCTCCGGGTCGAGGCGGCTCGAGGCGAGGAAG harbors:
- the LOC136535832 gene encoding COP1-interactive protein 1-like; this translates as MFKLHRHRSSDRVGERFDFRFSNFRAVQVPVVSDRLFLSIVSVDNGKTIAKSSKVASRSGICQWPDTILEPIWFSKDEVSKEFEECQYKIIVSLGSTKSGILGEIFLNLSNFLNLVDPTAISLPLKRCNSGTVLQLKVQCLGTKSKLSGVRSLRDMAPRHDDRSPTPTNDEMDNRSDCSDGMFNKGVRSSSENHLGGTYQDESGNRETSFSASGSHRSSNSGDSTADRTNFSPRDNSNGVLYVGRQDSASSYASYVSAGRGDDGLRSNNSSFSSRAPGPSLLQGNTPKTFSNGLSQLSMGASDSSKDLLEAAEETIEELRDEAKMWERHSRKLKADLEMLKKECSEKSKQQAELAVELSAAQAERDSYRHEIEELKSSLQDVNTRQIITGTPKRSDWIDLQKELEGEVKFLKESNTDLTIQLNRTQESNIELLSILQELEETIEEQRVEISKISKVKQTADPENELLVKEDKEWAKKLLMKEDEITILREKLDRALNIGNGGGAGSNAIYLELEKENEILRAKIQELEKDCSELTDENLELIYKLKGQVPRISNNTELQFEELTSRIHQLEEELRNKEMLRDDSFSESSMSNADELQRKCADLELKLLNFRSQTCELEEKFQKSQEELEQRNLELSELRRKINSLHSTELEVCESGATWKYQSRIADLEDTEQPETDTLKARFELQLQENDDLRRSKIEMENFISEIQAEKSQLVERLSASLKESSITSKCLDEVRKDILVLSSSIDSHVSTNKLLERNIVELESCKAELELHVSELEQENIELSERISGLEAQLTYLTNEKESSELQMHDSRSLIINLKDKVERQQSEMETQMLEFKQKQQESQRRLSEAQDDSEVLRRSNSKLQSTVESLIEECSSLQNLTADLKKQKLELHSHLTQKEQELDESKKRNFEFSKTVEFLEAKLSSLQKDISSKEQSLLSELETIFQEHMEQEERINRAHFMLNKIEKEKTLEVENLEREVVSLTAQVSSTHEERESATLDAIREVSVLRADNAKLEANLQDISAQMRHYESQLEDLRKESKNKIKGLVDSLNASKQSEEMLTSDAEHMKKLMEAAKSNEDALRKTSNELELKLKSSDYEKQQMLEEISGLKLQVQKITNLQDEVFKLQSSLDEAKFEKGKLEEFLHSVTEDCEELKAQKAMLTDKVSDMQETLRNGEEEKRNRIAMQAKLVRLESDLSASEASHVHEAELKNKLSRIKRSNSEYQRKIQSLEQENEDLTRRVQIMEKGFEQMSHVKENLGKQEIGGDNQAAIQSKIQLLETKLTEALEENKMYKAQQKSPMPEGQSAGGDGKEGNTDRILQLEGELRDMKERLLNMSLQYAEVEAQRERLVMELKAIKKGRWF